The following coding sequences lie in one Arachis ipaensis cultivar K30076 chromosome B05, Araip1.1, whole genome shotgun sequence genomic window:
- the LOC107642749 gene encoding soyasapogenol B glucuronide galactosyltransferase, with the protein MPNKAILYSQSIAMEKENHDLRAIFVPFLSTSHIIPLVDMARLFAMHGVDVTILTTSHNATIFQKSIDLDSARGRPIRTHSLKFPASMVGLPAGVEAFNVDAGKDMLPKIFMGLAILQPEMESLFQQLNADFIVTDMFYPWSVDAAAKLGIPRIMFHGASYLARSALHSVQHYKPYLKVDSDSEKFVLPDLPHELEMTRLQIPEWVRTPNLYTELMRTIAESEKRSYGSLFNSFYELESDYYVHYKKVMGTKSWGLGPVSLWANQDASDKAARGQTKPESQEEEGWLKWLNTKPENSVLYVSFGSMNKFPNSQLVEIGHALEGSGHNFIWVVRKNEEEGGGSFLEEFEKRVRKSGKGYLIWGWAPQLLILENAAIGGLVTHCGWNTVVESVNAGLPMVTWPLFAEHFFNEKLVVDVLRIGVPVGVKEWRNWNEFGSQVVSREDIGKAIASLMGGGEEDEEMRRRAKKLSVEAKKAIKVGGSSHNNILELIQDLHSLKLSKAQQHNNP; encoded by the coding sequence ATGCCAAATAAAGCAATATTGTATTCACAATCTATAGCTATGGAAAAGGAAAATCATGACCTACGGGcaatttttgttcctttcctcTCAACAAGTCACATCATCCCCCTCGTTGATATGGCCAGGCTCTTCGCCATGCACGGCGTCGACGTCACCATTCTCACCACCTCACACAACGCCACCATCTTCCAGAAATCCATTGACCTTGACTCCGCTCGTGGAAGACCCATTAGAACTCACTCCTTAAAGTTCCCTGCTTCCATGGTGGGCCTCCCCGCCGGCGTTGAAGCCTTCAACGTCGACGCCGGTAAGGACATGCTCCCCAAGATCTTCATGGGCCTCGCCATCCTCCAACCGGAGATGGAGAGCCTCTTCCAGCAACTCAATGCTGATTTCATTGTCACCGACATGTTCTACCCTTGGAGTGTTGATGCCGCCGCAAAGCTTGGGATTCCCAGGATCATGTTTCATGGAGCTAGTTACCTTGCTAGATCTGCACTGCACTCTGTTCAACACTATAAACCCTACCTCAAGGTTGATTCGGACTCTGAAAAGTTTGTGCTACCTGATTTGCCGCATGAATTGGAGATGACGCGTTTGCAGATACCAGAATGGGTTAGAACACCGAATCTCTACACGGAGTTGATGAGGACTATCGCAGAGTCAGAGAAGAGAAGCTATGGCTCCCTCTTCAATAGCTTCTACGAGCTCGAAAGCGATTACTATGTGCATTACAAGAAGGTGATGGGCACCAAGAGTTGGGGGTTAGGCCCTGTTTCATTGTGGGCCAACCAAGATGCTTCGGATAAAGCAGCAAGAGGTCAAACAAAACCAGAATCTCAAGAAGAAGAAGGGTGGCTCAAATGGCTGAACACGAAGCCCGAGAATTCAGTTCTGTACGTGAGTTTTGGGAGCATGAATAAGTTCCCTAACTCTCAGCTCGTTGAGATTGGGCATGCATTAGAAGGTTCGGGGCATAACTTCATCTGGGTGGTTAGAAAGAACGAAGAAGAAGGAGGTGGTAGTTTTCTTGAAGAGTTTGAGAAGAGAGTGAGGAAAAGCGGGAAAGGGTATCTGATATGGGGTTGGGCACCGCAGCTTCTGATATTGGAGAATGCGGCGATCGGAGGGTTGGTGACACACTGCGGGTGGAACACGGTGGTGGAGAGCGTGAACGCGGGGCTGCCGATGGTGACGTGGCCGCTGTTTGCAGAGCATTTCTTCAATGAGAAGCTGGTGGTGGATGTGCTGAGGATTGGGGTTCCGGTGGGTGTGAAAGAGTGGAGGAACTGGAATGAGTTTGGGAGCCAAGTTGTGAGTAGGGAAGACATTGGAAAAGCCATAGCTTCTTTGATGGGTGGcggagaagaagatgaagagatgAGGAGAAGAGCGAAAAAGCTGAGTGTTGAAGCGAAGAAGGCTATTAAGGTTGGTGGTTCTTCACACAACAACATTCTTGAATTGATTCAGGACCTCCACTCTCTCAAACTCTCCAAGGCTCAACAACACAACAACCCTTGA